From the genome of Chania multitudinisentens RB-25, one region includes:
- the ugpQ gene encoding glycerophosphodiester phosphodiesterase: MITVWPYPHVAAHRGGGSLAPENTLAAIDVGARHGHKMIEFDAKLAQDGQIFLLHDDTLDRTSNGWGVAGDLPWEKLEQLDAGNWYSAAFKGERLPLLAEVAERCKQHGLMANIEIKPTLGVEDETGRLVALAARLLWQGQTDPLLSSFSVAALAAAQRAVPELPRGLLLDAWHDNWRELTEQLACVSLHINHNALTAERVKVLKDAGLRILVYTVNHPERARLLLNWGVDCICTDRIDLIGPDFSNG; the protein is encoded by the coding sequence ATGATCACAGTCTGGCCTTATCCTCATGTCGCTGCTCATCGCGGTGGCGGTTCCTTGGCACCGGAAAATACCTTGGCGGCGATCGATGTCGGCGCACGCCACGGCCACAAGATGATCGAGTTTGACGCTAAATTGGCGCAGGATGGGCAGATCTTCCTGCTGCATGATGATACGCTCGATCGTACCAGCAACGGCTGGGGCGTGGCGGGCGATTTGCCGTGGGAAAAGCTGGAGCAACTGGACGCCGGTAACTGGTATAGCGCGGCGTTTAAAGGCGAACGTCTGCCTCTACTGGCGGAAGTGGCCGAGCGTTGCAAACAGCATGGCCTAATGGCCAATATCGAGATCAAACCGACGCTGGGTGTGGAAGACGAAACCGGTCGGTTGGTGGCACTGGCAGCGCGCCTGCTGTGGCAAGGGCAGACCGATCCACTACTTTCCTCATTTTCCGTCGCAGCACTGGCGGCCGCGCAGCGTGCGGTGCCGGAATTACCACGTGGCCTGCTGCTGGATGCGTGGCATGACAACTGGCGCGAATTGACCGAACAGCTTGCCTGTGTCTCGCTGCATATTAATCACAATGCCTTGACCGCCGAGCGGGTAAAAGTGCTGAAAGATGCTGGGCTGCGCATTCTGGTATATACCGTTAACCACCCCGAGCGCGCGCGTTTATTGTTGAATTGGGGCGTTGACTGTATTTGTACTGACCGGATAGATTTAATTGGCCCGGATTTCTCAAACGGTTAA
- a CDS encoding PLP-dependent aminotransferase family protein has protein sequence MKTEGLLAQRMVKVKSSAIRELLKHSKMENVISLAGGIPSDALFDFEGLSIATQQAITEQPKSAFQYGLTEGSYLLRERICTLCTERGVSAKPEDILVTAGSQQALDLVMRAVVNPGDVFVVERPTYLAALQTLELAEANVMSVSSDSDGMVVEELAELLKTQKIKGVYVVPNFGNPTGLTLSAARREQLVKLAAEHNFLIVEDDPYGELRFTEERNATLYQVSQQMLGHTDNIIYTSTFSKILAPGLRLGWAILPPFLLHKIAIIKQAADLHASSLSQSIAECYLGLNRLPAQIEKIRAAYKQKCGILAGLVEKELGDVISFDMPKGGMFLWARFRQPFNATEWLKATLDQGVVFVPGEYFFSDRADHSTFRLSFATATEQQMQEAVARLRRAL, from the coding sequence ATGAAGACAGAAGGACTACTCGCGCAGCGCATGGTGAAGGTAAAAAGCTCGGCAATCCGTGAATTGCTCAAGCACAGTAAAATGGAAAATGTCATTTCGCTGGCGGGTGGCATTCCTTCTGATGCGCTGTTTGATTTCGAAGGATTGAGCATTGCCACACAGCAAGCAATTACCGAACAGCCGAAAAGCGCGTTCCAGTATGGTTTGACCGAAGGTAGCTACCTGCTGCGTGAACGCATTTGTACCCTGTGTACCGAACGCGGCGTCAGCGCCAAGCCGGAAGATATTCTGGTCACAGCAGGCTCTCAGCAGGCGTTGGATCTGGTGATGCGTGCAGTCGTTAACCCAGGCGATGTGTTTGTGGTAGAACGCCCGACCTATCTGGCGGCATTGCAGACGCTGGAGCTGGCAGAAGCCAACGTGATGTCGGTTTCCTCAGACAGCGATGGCATGGTGGTTGAAGAACTGGCTGAATTGCTGAAAACCCAGAAAATCAAAGGGGTATACGTGGTGCCGAACTTCGGCAACCCCACTGGCCTGACCCTGAGTGCCGCACGCCGTGAGCAATTGGTGAAGCTGGCTGCTGAGCATAATTTCCTGATTGTGGAAGATGATCCCTACGGTGAACTGCGTTTTACCGAAGAGCGCAATGCGACGCTGTATCAGGTTTCACAACAGATGTTGGGCCATACCGATAACATCATCTATACCTCCACGTTCTCCAAGATCCTGGCGCCAGGCCTGCGCTTGGGCTGGGCGATCCTGCCGCCGTTTCTGCTGCACAAGATCGCTATCATCAAGCAGGCGGCCGATCTGCATGCCAGTTCGCTGTCGCAAAGCATCGCTGAATGTTATCTGGGCCTGAACCGTTTGCCGGCACAGATCGAGAAGATCCGCGCGGCCTATAAACAGAAGTGTGGCATTCTGGCCGGGTTGGTTGAAAAAGAGCTGGGTGATGTGATCAGCTTTGATATGCCAAAAGGCGGCATGTTCCTGTGGGCGCGTTTCCGCCAGCCGTTCAATGCCACCGAGTGGCTGAAAGCCACGCTGGATCAGGGTGTGGTGTTCGTTCCGGGGGAATACTTCTTCTCCGATCGGGCGGATCATTCCACGTTCCGCCTGTCGTTTGCGACGGCCACTGAGCAGCAAATGCAGGAAGCGGTCGCCCGCCTGCGCCGCGCGCTGTAA
- the livF gene encoding high-affinity branched-chain amino acid ABC transporter ATP-binding protein LivF, translated as MLSFNQVSAHYGKIQALHQVSLNIQQGEIVTLIGANGAGKTTLLGTLCGEPRASEGTIQLLDQDITQWQTARIMREAVAIVPEGRRVFSRMTVEENLAMGGFFATREQYQQRIERVFSLFPRLLERRSQRSGTMSGGEQQMLAIGRALMSQPKLLLLDEPSLGLAPIIIQQIFDIIQQLREEGMTIFLVEQNANQALKLADRGYVLENGRVVLEDTGAALLANEAVRSAYLGG; from the coding sequence ATGTTGTCATTTAATCAGGTTTCCGCCCATTACGGCAAAATTCAGGCGCTGCATCAGGTCAGCTTGAATATTCAGCAGGGTGAGATCGTCACCTTGATCGGGGCCAACGGTGCCGGTAAAACCACGTTACTCGGTACGTTATGCGGTGAACCGCGCGCCTCCGAAGGCACCATCCAACTGCTGGATCAGGACATCACCCAGTGGCAGACTGCGCGCATTATGCGTGAAGCGGTGGCGATCGTGCCGGAAGGGCGGCGGGTGTTTTCCCGCATGACGGTGGAGGAGAATCTGGCGATGGGTGGTTTCTTTGCCACTCGTGAGCAGTACCAGCAGCGTATTGAGCGGGTGTTCAGCCTGTTCCCGCGCCTGTTGGAGCGCCGTAGCCAGCGTTCTGGTACCATGTCTGGCGGTGAGCAGCAGATGTTGGCGATTGGCCGCGCGTTGATGAGCCAGCCAAAGTTGCTGTTGCTTGATGAACCCTCGCTTGGGCTGGCACCGATCATCATCCAGCAGATTTTTGACATCATCCAGCAACTGCGCGAAGAGGGAATGACCATCTTTTTGGTGGAGCAAAACGCCAATCAGGCGTTAAAGTTGGCAGATCGTGGTTATGTACTGGAAAACGGCCGCGTGGTATTGGAAGATACAGGGGCTGCATTGTTAGCCAACGAAGCAGTTCGTTCGGCGTATCTGGGCGGCTAA
- the livG gene encoding high-affinity branched-chain amino acid ABC transporter ATP-binding protein LivG, which produces MSTQPLLAVEGLSMRFGGLLAVNNVALTLHEGEIVSLIGPNGAGKTTVFNCLTGFYRPTGGTIKLRERHLEGLPGQVIARMGVVRTFQHVRLFREMTVIENLLVAQHQHLQSGVFAGLLKTPAFRRAEADALERSAVWLERVGLLEMANRSAGNLAYGQQRRLEIARCMVTRPELLMLDEPAAGLNPKETDELDHLIVELRDQHKVSVLLIEHDMKLVMGISDRIYVVNQGTPLAQGIPAEIRNNPDVIRAYLGE; this is translated from the coding sequence ATGAGTACTCAACCTTTACTGGCGGTCGAAGGGCTATCGATGCGGTTTGGCGGCCTGCTGGCGGTCAACAACGTGGCTTTAACGCTGCATGAAGGCGAGATCGTTTCGCTGATTGGCCCGAACGGTGCGGGTAAAACCACGGTGTTCAACTGCCTGACCGGGTTCTATCGCCCGACCGGTGGCACCATCAAGCTGCGGGAACGCCATTTGGAAGGGCTTCCCGGCCAGGTTATTGCCCGTATGGGGGTGGTGCGAACCTTCCAGCACGTGCGGTTGTTCCGCGAAATGACGGTGATTGAAAACCTGCTGGTGGCTCAGCATCAGCATCTGCAAAGCGGCGTGTTTGCCGGTTTGCTGAAAACCCCGGCGTTCCGCCGCGCCGAAGCGGATGCATTGGAGCGTTCCGCCGTATGGCTGGAGCGTGTCGGCCTATTGGAGATGGCCAATCGCTCGGCGGGTAACCTGGCTTATGGTCAGCAGCGGCGGCTGGAGATTGCCCGCTGCATGGTGACGCGCCCGGAATTGCTGATGCTGGATGAACCAGCGGCGGGTTTGAACCCGAAAGAAACCGACGAACTGGATCACCTGATCGTGGAACTGCGCGACCAGCACAAAGTTTCTGTGCTGCTGATTGAGCACGATATGAAACTGGTGATGGGAATTTCCGATCGCATCTATGTGGTTAATCAGGGAACCCCACTGGCGCAGGGTATCCCGGCTGAAATCCGCAATAACCCGGATGTGATCCGGGCCTATCTGGGCGAATAA